CGGCTTCGAACACGCAACTAGTAGGCTATCCCACCCGTTTGTGAAACAATTGCttttttcttatttttatttCCCCAGTTCGTGGCTTTTTCATTTTCCCTTTTtcccttttctatttttttgtcTTTCATTTTACTTTTTCTAGATTTTTTAAATGCATGATCTATTTGCGAAATCGATAATTGGTTTTGAATTTTTGTGAActatttttcaaaattgatgTAAGCAAGTAAGTAATGTTGGTGTAATACAATGTAAAGAAGTGGACAGTCTTTGCATAATTTGTCATCTCCTCCATGTTATTTCATTAGGCGAGTAACAATATGGAGCGAGCTAGCTCAATAAAAGGTTCTTACATCTTATCTCACACAACCTCCAGGACCGCCATAAAGGCATGCAGCATGATTGATAGGAGTAATAGAGTGGCATTTGTTATTAGTAACCAACGTGGGGAAGTCTGCCATGATGGGCTTGGTGTTCCCCTCCTTGTCAATGATACCAAGGTTAGTGAAAGAAGCAGCGCGCCCTTGACCACCATTAGGGAAGGAACCGCTACCCATCGGAGGAGTTGAAGCCGCCCTATGGGCAACCACGGCACCACCAAATGCCAACTGGTTTGCCTTATTTGCCAGGTAGCTGAACAATGACTTTGGGAAGTATCCCACCCCCGTAGGAACGCTATTGAAGCCGTAGTACACCCACCAGTCTCCGCTTTTTTTGTCCTGCGATTGTTTAGTATTCGAGTTAAGTAAAACTATGTTAATCAATAGCGAAAGTCACACCATTTTGTACGCACTTGAGTACAATCCAGGCTAAAGTACTATCGTCCATGTGATATGACTTAATGAGGAAACTATTGGCATTAAAAATAGCATGACAATGTAATGTAAAATACAAAAAAAGATGACACTCGCACCTTAAGCACTCGTACTGTGATACTCTGTATGTGCCCATGGGGAACATCAGAAACTGGTTGTATAGCATCACCTGGAGATATGGCAGCGCCATTCGCTCGTATGAAGCCAGGGCAATCCATGTTGAAGCATCCAGTTGCTTCATGTCCGTCTCTCTGTACCATGCATGTGCATGCATTGGTCAAAAACATGATATGGTATGATGTTTCCATTTAGAGTGAGATCACTTGTCAGCTGATTACTCATAGCAACATTATCACATTACCGTCCATTGGGTATAGAAGTGAGGACGTCAGTCGCCATAACGTCTCTAGATAAATCTGTAAAATAAGGTGTACAAGTGAAAAACATTCTCTCGCATACGAATGTAAGAACAAATAAATATTTGGCGAGTTTTCTTCCCAAATAGTTCCATTGATGTTAAAACAACAGATGGTTTTTAGATAATTTTCTAGGACTAGCAGCTATTTTTTAGTGATGGATTACACATCATACTGGAAGAAAAATACAATTGTAATTTAGTTGTTTTGGAGGTTGGGTCGTGTAGCCCATGCATCTAGTTCAATACATATGTATTATTTGTGATGTTTCCGATGTTTTTCTAAGCTGGAATGGAGCCAAGGTCATGTCTTTATTATTGCAGTAGAATGCTTGTAGCAATTGACTACTACTCAGCATGTTGAGGTTCGAATTCAAAGGAAATGTCTAGATGCAGGGGGG
This sequence is a window from Triticum urartu cultivar G1812 unplaced genomic scaffold, Tu2.1 TuUngrouped_contig_4878, whole genome shotgun sequence. Protein-coding genes within it:
- the LOC125528443 gene encoding uncharacterized protein LOC125528443, with amino-acid sequence MVQRDGHEATGCFNMDCPGFIRANGAAISPGDAIQPVSDVPHGHIQSITVRVLKDKKSGDWWVYYGFNSVPTGVGYFPKSLFSYLANKANQLAFGGAVVAHRAASTPPMGSGSFPNGGQGRAASFTNLGIIDKEGNTKPIMADFPTL